From uncultured Desulfobacter sp.:
GAGGTGGGGTATGTGGGCCGGGACGTGGAATCCATGATCCGGGACCTGGTGGAACTCACCGTGAACATGCTCAAAGGCCGCCAGCAGGAGGCGGTTCAGGAAAAGGCGGTAAAAATCGCCCGGGAGCGGGTGCTTGATATTCTTTTGCCTTCCCAAAAAAGCAGTCCGGTATTTGGGTTTGATACAAAGGATGATGAGTCCCAAAAGCCTGATGAAAAGCCCCCGGAACATACCCGGGAAAAGCTTGGTAAAATGCTTGATGACGGCAAGCTTGATGACCGTAAAATAGATATTGATGTCCAGGAAAAAAATTTTCCCATGGTGGAGATTTTTTCAAATGCCGGCATGGAGGAGATGGGTATCAATATGAAGGATATGCTTGGTAATTTCATGCCGAAAAATACCAAGAGCCGCAATGTAAAGGTCAAAGAGGCCCTTGCATTGATTGCCCAGGAGGAGGCGGCCCATCTGGTGGATATGGAACAGGTGAAAAACGATGCCATTACCCTGGTGGAGCAGTCCGGCATCATTTTCATCGACGAGATTGACAAGATTGCGGGCAAAGATAAAAGCCACGGGCCGGAAGTGTCCAAGGAAGGGGTGCAAAGGGATCTGCTGCCTATTGTGGAAGGCAGTTCCGTGCCCACCAAACACGGTACCGTGAAAACAGATCATATCCTGTTTATTGCTTCGGGTGCCTTTCATGTGTCCAAACCTTCGGACCTTATTCCGGAACTGCAAGGTCGTTTTCCCATACGGGTGGAGCTTTCTTCATTGGGTGCAGCGGAATTTGCCCGGATTCTCACCGAGCCTAAAAATGCCCTGGTGCTGCAGTATATTGCTTTGCTGCGCACCGAAGGGGTGGACTTAAGTTTTACCCAGGGCGCTGTGGACAAACTTGCCCAGATTGCCGTTGAGGTGAATGCATCCATGGAAAATATCGGTGCAAGGCGGCTTCATACGCTCATGGAGCGCCTGCTCGAAGAGATTTTATTTGATGCCCCGGATATCGAGGAGACCAGCATCTCCATTGATTCTGATTTTGTTGAAAAACGCTTGTCGGATATTGCCAGGAACCAGGACTTAAGCAGGTATATCCTATGAAAAATACTGTTGCAGACATATTGATAGAGGCCTTGCCGTATATCCGGAAGTTTTCCGGAAAAACCGTGGTGATCAAGTATGGCGGACACGCCATGGTGGATGAGAATCTGAAAACCAATTTTTCCAAGGACATCAGCCTGCTTAAAACCATCGGGGTTAATCCGGTGGTGGTCCATGGCGGCGGTCCCCAGATTAATGAGGTGCTCAAAACCATGGGGATTACCTCCACCTTTATCAAGGGCATGCGGTACACGGACGATGCCACCATGGATGTGGTGGAAATGGTGTTAGGCGGCAAAGTGAACAAGGATGTGGTATCCCGGATCAATCTGGAAGGCGGAAGAGCCGTGGGTCTTTCGGGCAAGGATGCCGGATTGATTCTGGCCGAAAAAATGACCATTTACCACCAGGAAGATGCGAGTAAGCCGCCTGAGATCATTGATCCGGGCATGGTGGGGGATGTGTCCCGTATAAATCCTGAAATCATTCATACGCTCAGCGCCCAGGGCTTTATCCCCATTATTGCGCCGGTGGGGATGGGCAGCAAAGGCGAGACCTATAATATTAATGCGGATGTGGTAGCGGCAAGGATTGCCAGTGCCCTGAATGCCGAGCGCCTTATTCTTGTCACGGATGTGGACGGGGTGCTGGACAGTGACAAGGCACTTTTCTCATCCCTGAATGAACCCCAGGCCCGGGAAATGATTCGGGATAACCGGATTTCAGGGGGTATGATTCCAAAGGTGGAATGCGGACTTTCCGCCTTGAACGCCGGCGTTAAAAAAGTCCATATCATTAACGGAAAAATTGCCCATGCTGTTCTGCTGGAACTGTTTACGGACTCTGGTATCGGCACACAGTTATTTGCGGGTGACATTTAAATATAAGGAACTATAAAATGAGCATTGAACTTACCCAGGATCATGTGTTTCAGACCTATTCTCGCCAGGGTCGGCCCTTTGTTAAAGGACGGGGTACCAAACTTTATGACGATCAGGGCAATGAATATACCGACTTTCTGGCCGGCATTGCCGTATGCAGCATGGGACATTGCCACCCGGATATCACCGCCGCCATTTGTGCCCAGGCAGGCGCGTTGGTGCATGTGTCCAATCTGTTCTATACAAGACCCCAGGCCGAACTTGCAAAGGTTCTGACAGAAAAGTCCTTTGCAGACCGCGTATTTTTTGCCAATTCAGGAGCCGAGGCCAACGAGGCTGCCATCAAGCTTGCCCGGCGGTTTTTCCAGGCAAAGGGGGAGACCGACAGGTTCAAGATTGTGACCATGGAGCAAAGCTTTCACGGACGGACCATGGCCACGTTGTCCGCCACGGGCCAGGACAAAATCAAAAAGGGCTTTTATCCTCTGCTGGATGGATTTGTCCATGTGCCCTTTAATGATATTGAAGCACTGAAAGCTGTTTTGGATGATACGGTGTGCGCGGTGATGATGGAGCCTGTGCAGGGGGAGGGCGGGGTTATCCCTGCCGATCCCGAATATATCAAGGCCGTAAGGCAGCTTTGCACGGATACCGGTACCCTGCTGATTTTTGATGAAATCCAAACCGGCATGGGCCGTTGCGGTACATTATTCGCCCATGAATCCTATGATGTGACACCTGACATTATGACCCTTGCCAAGGCGCTGGCCAATGGGGTTCCCATTGGCGCCATGCTGGCCACCGAAACGGCTGCCCAGGGGTTTGATATTGGCAGTCACGCCACCACTTTTGGCGGTACCCCCATTGCTACAGCCGCAGGCCTTGAGATGGTTCGTTTGATATCTGAACAAGGTTTTCTGGCATCCGTTCGTGAAAAAAGCGCCTATTTTATGGCGCAGCTCAATGTTTTAAAAGAAAAGCATCAGAAAGTGGTCGATGTCAGGGGAAGAGGGCTCCTTCTCGGTATGGAACTTGATATCTCCAAGGGGAAAACAGCCACGGAGTATGTGTCTGAGTGCTTTAAAAAAGGCTTTATTATTAATGCAATTCAAGATAAAATTCTTAGATTTGCACCGCCCTTGATTATAGGGACCGCCGAAATTAATCAGCTGGTTGCCGTACTGGACAGCCTGCTTGCAGGAGAAGATCATTGAAGAAGGATTTATTGTGTTTACTGGACCTTGAACCCCAGGATTTTACAACCCTGTTTGAAAGGGCCTTAAGTCTGAAGGCGCGTCATAAAAAAGGTATTTTCGATTCCCTTCTGGCCGGCAAAACCCTGGGCCTTATTTTTGATAAGAAATCCACCCGGACCCGCATTGCATTTGAAACTGCCATGATTCAGCTGGGCGGACACTCCATATATATGAGTACCCAGGATACCCAGATTTCCAGAAATGAGCCGGCAAAGGATACGGCCCGGGTGTTATCCCGGTATATTGACTGTTTGGCCATGAGAACCTTTGACCATGCTTTGGTGGAAGAATTTGCCCAAAGTTCTACGATTCCGGTGATCAACGCCCTGACGGACGCTTTTCATCCCTGCCAGATTTTAAGTGACATCATGACTGTAATTGAACTTAAAGGCGGATATGAGAATGTCAAGATCGCCTGGGTGGGGGACGGTAATAACGTGGCTAATTCATGGGTCAATGCTGCGGTCGTGTTGGGATTGGACCTGATCGTTGCCTGTCCGGACAACCACCATATCAAGCCTGACATCATTGCCGCATCCGGGGCAGACACAAAGAAAAATATTGTGTTTACCAATGATCCCAAAGAGGCTGTAAAAGGTGCCGATGTTGTGTATACCGACGTATGGGCCAGTATGGGGGAGGAAGACCAGCTTGAAGGCCGGCTTAAGGCGTTCGAGGGCTTCCAGGTCAATGAGGAATTGCTTAAAGGTGCCAAGAACGATTGTCTGGTGCTTCACTGCCTGCCTGCCCACAGGGGGGAGGAGATTTCCGAATCTGTTTTTGAAGCACAAAATGCGGCGTTTTGGGATCAGGCGGAAAACAAGCGGCATATGCATAAAGCCATTCTGGAGCGCTTGATTTTAGGCTGAAAGAGAAGAACTACATAGGAATAAAAAATAATGAGTGAAAAACTATGGGGCGGCCGGTTTGTCGAATCCACGGATAAACTGATGGAGTCTTTTAACGCGTCCATAGACGTGGATAAACGCCTCTATGAGAGCGACATAAAAGGCAGCCAGGCCCACCTTGAAATGATGGCCAAACAGGGGATTATCTCATCAGAGGATGCCGAAACCCTGGTTAAGGGCCTGGATACGGTAAAGACCCGGATTGATAACAATGAAATGGCATTCACCGACGCCCTGGAAGACATCCACATGCATGTGGAGGAAAATTTAGGCGATGTCTGTGGCAATGTGGCCAGGAAACTGCATACGGGTAGAAGCCGTAATGACCAGGTAGCGCTGGATGTGCGCATTTATCTTAAGCAAGAGACCTTAAACCTTATCCGGATGCTTAAAAATTTCCAAGCTGCTTTGGTAACCCTTGCTGATGCCAACAAAAAAACAGTGATGCCCGGATATACTCATATGCAACGGGCCCAGCCCATATTGCTTGCCCATCACATTTTGGCATATTATCAGATGTTCAAACGGGATGTGGGTCGTCTGGAAGATTCCCTGGAACGTCTGGATGTGATGCCCCTTGGCTCCGCTGCCCTGGCCGGCACCACCTATCCCATTGATCGGGAATACACCTGCCAGGTATTAGGCTTTTCCCGGGTATCGGACAATTCCATGGACGCTGTGTCTGATCGTGATTTTATCATGGAATTCATTTCCCATGCATCCATCTGCATGATCCATTTGTCCCGGTTGTCCGAGGAACTGATTTTATGGTCCACATCGGAATTTGCCTTTATCACCATTTCAGATGCCTTTACTACAGGTTCTTCCATCATGCCCCAGAAAAAAAATCCGGATGCATGCGAACTTGTCAGGGGGAAAACAGGGCGTGTGGTGGGCAATCTCATGGCCATTTTAACCACTATGAAATCGTTGCCCATGGCCTATAACAAGGACATGCAGGAAGACAAGGAACCATTATTTGATACCGTTGATACTTTAAAAATATGCCTTGAGGTGTATACCCGCATGTTTACTCATATTGATGTCCATAAGGACCGGATGCGCACTGCCTGCATGACAGGGTTTTTAAATGCAACGGATTTTGCCGATTACCTGGTCAATAAGGGCATTGCTTTTCGAACGGCCCATGGTATTGCCGGAAAGGCCGTAAATTTTGCTATGGGGCAGGGTAAGGAACTGGATGATTTGAGTCTTGAAGAGATGCGTTCCTTTAGTGATCTTATTGAAACGGATATTTATGATTTCATCAGCCTGGATGCCATGGTGGCTCGGCGTAACTCCCATGGTGGAACCGGATTTGATAACGTATCCGCGGCCGTGGATGCAGCAAAAAAGGAGCTTGGCATTTGAACTGGATGTTCCAGCGTTTATTATTATGTCTTTTTTTTGTCCTTTTGGGGGTGGGCATACTTTTTATGGCACCGGGATGCGGTAAAAAAGGCCCCCCCGTGCCTCCGACTAAGGACGCAGATATTCCTGCTGCCCCCATAGGCTTGAAATACACGCTCAAGGATCGTGATCTGACTCTTTCATGGACCTGTGCATCTTTACAGAATCAGGAACAAGGATCAACGGTTGAAGGGTTTGAGGTGTTTATGGCTACCAAACCCTTGGCCGGTTGCCAAGGATGCCCTTTCATATTCAAATCCCTGGGCGTGGTTTCCATGCCCCGCAAAAATTTTGTATATACCCTTGATCAGGATCTTCATTATTATTTCAGGGTCCAGACCCTGGGGCGTGACAACATAAAAAGTAAGGTATCGGATACCCTTTATATTGAATTCCCCTGATTCTTTACCCCTGACCCCTGTTTTTTTAAGCATTGGCACCAATATGGGAAATAAGATTGCCAACATTGGCTTGGCCATCAGGCGTCTTCGGGAAACAGAAGGAATTTTTATTGAAGCCCTGTCAAAATTTTATAAGACAGCACCCCAGAATTATACGGACCAGGACTGGTTTGTGAATGCAGCCATTAAGATCAACACGGCGTATTCTCCAGAACAGCTTTTAGAGGTGCTGCAAGCCATTGAAAAAGAACAGGATCGGGACGGCAAACCCTTCAGATTTGGTCCGCGCAGGATTGATCTGGATATTATTTTTTATGGCCAAAAGGTGATGAGCACTGCGACTCTTGTGCTTCCCCATCCCAGAATGCATGAACGCGCTTTTGTATTAAAACCCCTTTGTGACATAGATAAAAATCTGGTTCACCCGGTAAACGGCTTGACCGTGGGTGAACTGTTTGAACAAATTAAAACAGATGAAAGCCAGGCCGTGATTGCCCTGGCTAAGGAGGAGACCCGTGAAATTTTTTATTGATACAGCCAATATTGAACAGATCAAGGATGCCAATGATATGGGCATGGTGGATGGTGTGACCACCAATCCGTCCCTGATTGCCAAAGAAGATGGTGAGTTCAAAGATATCATTGCACAGATTTGCCAAATTGTTGATGGTCCCGTTTCCGCAGAAGTGATCAGTCTTGAGTATGATGGGATGGTATCCGAGGCCAGGGAACTTGTAAAAATTGCGGATAACATTGCCGTGAAAATTCCCATGACCGTGGAAGGGCTTAAGGCGGTTAAAACATTATCTGCCGAAGGCATTAAGACCAATGTAACTTTGGTATTTTCTGCGCTCCAGGCCCTTATGGCGGCCAAAGCCGGTGCAACCTATGTTTCTCCATTTGTGGGCCGCCTTGATGACCTAGCCCAGGAAGGCATGGGGCTTATCGAGGAAATTGTTCAAATTTTCACCAATTATGATTTTGATACCCAGATCATTGTGGCATCAGTGAGAAGTCAGCTCCATGTTCTGCAGTCAGCTTTGATGGGTGCGGATGTTGCCACCATTCCCTATGGCGTACTCAAAAAACTTGCCGCGCATCATATGACCGACAAGGGTATTGAATCCTTCCTTTCAGACTGGAACAAAAAGAACAAATAGTGTTTGGACGAAAAATACCCCATCTGCGGCTTTGCATCTGGGCAATTTTTCATCCAAACACGGGTTTCTGCTCAGGCAATAAATAGTATGCGTATGGGCTAATACTGAAAAAAAAGGATGTTGTTAAAATTGTCATTGACAAAAGCCGCACATCCATCTATAAATACGTCCTGTTGCTGAGCGGGAATAACTCAGTGGTAGAGTGCGACCTTGCCAAGGTCGAAGTCGCGGGTTCAAATCCCGTTTCCCGCTCCACCAGGCGGCTTGGCCAAGTGGTAAGGCGACGGCCTGCAAAGCCGTTATTCTCCAGTTCAAATCTGGAAGCCGCCTCCAAACCGAATTTAAGGGCTTAGAAGATTTCTTTCTTCTGAGCCCTTTTTTATTTGGGCTCTCCCTAAGCGGTGCTCTGGAAAAAGATACCAGATCACCCGTCTTAACTTCTTTCTTTATTACATTACGCTCTATTATAAAATTTTTTTTATGGAGAGTGAACCTATTTTTAAAGAAAGGTAACCGCTAAAAACAAAAAAACCTCATCGGCGGCAACCGATGAGGTCCTTCTGTAGAAGCTTGTATCTTCTAAATTGAATAATCTCAATTTAGAAGATAACTCAAAAAAAGAGTCTTGTCAAGCAATCGGTGGAGTGTTTTGTTTTTTCGGTTAGAAAGGTGGACCTTGAATAATCTCACAATTTCGCATGGTTATGCGAATGACCTTGATTTGTGGTTTGGGAAAATCGAAAGAAAAGATGGCGGGAAAATGACTGCAGGAATCGAAAAAACTTTTAAGGCAATGGTAAGATGCGCGGTTGGTAAAGACCATACATTCGTGAATATGGGAACATTAGCCAACCGGACAAATGTCTGCTATCGAACCATTGAAAGACACGTCAAGATCCTTCAAGAAGCTGAGCTAATCAAGGCCGTAAGAGAAGAAATAAACGGCTGGAAGCAGACCGTGTATTATTTTCTTGCTCATCCTGTAATTATTAAATTCAGGGAATTAAGGGCTGGCAAAACAAAACCTCAGCAAAAGCCGGAAGAAACACCCAAACCGGATCAGCCGGAAGCGGCCCCAGAAATTGAACCTGAAGCTGGGCAAAAATTACCAGAAAGGGGCAACCTGGAGACCACCCGGGAATGTCATGCCCCGGATCGAAAAAATGTCGGCAATTTGTCGGATTATACCCTATATAGATTATATATAGATACTCCCCCTCCATCTCCCCCAGAATCAGTCATAAATCATGACCGCCAGGAACCTGCAACCTGGGCAAAAGTCAGAGAGAGTATTATTGAAAAGGACCAACTAAATTTAGCCGCTAAATATCTTCCCTGCCTGGAGGCTGAAATCGAGAACGACAGTGTAATCCTGTCAGGGCCAAACAAAGTAGCATTACAAAGAATCGAAAAACATTACGGCCAAACCCTCAAAGATAATTTTTCTTTTTTTGGCGTTAAAACCCTTGTCTTTAAAGTCTATTCGGAAGAACGCCAAAGAAAAAAAGATGCAGAACAAAAGCTGCAAGATCAAATTCAACGGCAGCAGCATAAAGAACTGCAGGAAAGGATTCTGGCTGAAAGACAGCAGCAGGAATCTGAATTAAATAGTTTGCCTCTCAAAAAACAATTCGATGTGATTTTAAATCAATACCCCCGGCAAACCGGCAAATGGCAAGCCTGGATGACTTTTAAAAAACTTGTTCAGGCTGGAGAAATACCAGAAACATCAAAACTTTTAAAAATCATTGGAAAAAACAAGATGTCCCAGGACTGGCAACGAGATAATGGCCGCTGGATACCTGGGCTGTCAAAGTTTTTGAAAGAAAGACGATGGTTAGATGAAACTAATACTTAGCACAGAAAATACCGGTACGGAAAGCCAGGATCAGGTTATAGAACTGGCGATCATTGACGCAGATACAGCCCAGACACTTTTTAATCAACGGTTCAAACCATCTGTTTTTATAAAGGACCAGGCTGGAGCTGTACACGGCATTAACCTTGGTGCCCTGGCAAATCTTAGGACGTGGGCAGATTACCATGATCATATTCTTGAGATTATTAAAAGTGCAGAGTCGATAATGACCTATAACGCTGATTTTGACTTAAGGTTAATGCGGCAGACAGCTGAGGCGTTTGATCGTGTCTGGCCCCAACTTGTTCCACCATGCCGGGATTTAGGGGCAGTGTATGCTGATATAGCTCAAATTGAATTCAGCGAATATTACGGTACCTGGAAATGGCAAAAATTAGAGGTGGCCTGCCAGCAGCAGGGTATTGATGTATCTGACCTCAAAACCCACAATGCACTTGATGACTGCAGAGCAACACAACGGCTGTATAAAAAATTGCAAGCGGCTTTTGACGCATACTGGAAACCATTTGTCAAACCTCAGTCTACTTCCACTAAATATTTAGAATTTAAAGAAAATATAGAAGAGATATCACAGCTGTTTTCTCAAAGCGTGCCTATCAATCATATTCATCAAAAACTTACTCAGGCCGGTAAAATAACCATGTCATACACACATTTTACCAAGTTTTTTAAAGACTATACGGAAAGTTATGTGTTTTTAGCCAAGCCTGATCCGAAACCGGGGCCGAAATCAGCCAACGATAGAGAAAATGAATTCAAGGCCAATAAACATGAAATTATTGTGCTTCTAAACAAGGGCTATTCCAAAGCCCAAATTCATAGAATGTTAAAAGCAGAAGGCAAGTGGAGTACCAGCTATGCAAATTTCACAGAAGTCTGCCGCCAGCATAACCTCAAAAAATACAATAAATTTAATACATGAGGCACGTAAATGAATTTAAAACCGACATGTAAAAGTCAATATTTGGCAGTCCACACTGAAGCCAAGCAGCTGCTGGACCAGGGTTATACGAAAAAAACAGTTTTTGATTATTTTGTGGCCCAGAAAAAAATCACGATGTCATACAAAGCCTGGGTGAAAATAGTTGATAACTACGACCAGAAATCACCGTTCTCTCGAAAAAAGAAGACTTCAACAGCTCGAAAAACCATAGGGCAAAGCTTGGGTTCAAAAAAGGGAAAGTTCAGTCATTCAAACGATCCTTACCCACAAGAAACTGACTCTATTGTGGAAGAAAAAGAAAATGAAAAACCGTTTAACCTTATCAAAAAAGGGTAGTAACCATTTGTTATGATAGATTTATTTAGGATGGCTCAATTTTGAGCCCTCCTAAAATAGAGTATTTATTTTGGAGTTTAACGATGGACATGGAAATAGAGAAACAACACATCAACATTACAGAGATAAACGGGAAATTAACGGTATCTTCGATGATGGTCGCAGAACATTTCAAAAAAAGACATGATAATATTATTCGAACAATTCAACATCTTGAAATACCGGAAGATTTTAACGCCCTCAATTTTGAGGACGTTAAATATGTCGATGCAAAAGGCGAGGAACGACCAGCTTTTAATATGACCCGTGATGGTTTTGTTT
This genomic window contains:
- the argB gene encoding acetylglutamate kinase — translated: MKNTVADILIEALPYIRKFSGKTVVIKYGGHAMVDENLKTNFSKDISLLKTIGVNPVVVHGGGPQINEVLKTMGITSTFIKGMRYTDDATMDVVEMVLGGKVNKDVVSRINLEGGRAVGLSGKDAGLILAEKMTIYHQEDASKPPEIIDPGMVGDVSRINPEIIHTLSAQGFIPIIAPVGMGSKGETYNINADVVAARIASALNAERLILVTDVDGVLDSDKALFSSLNEPQAREMIRDNRISGGMIPKVECGLSALNAGVKKVHIINGKIAHAVLLELFTDSGIGTQLFAGDI
- a CDS encoding transcriptional regulator → MNNLTISHGYANDLDLWFGKIERKDGGKMTAGIEKTFKAMVRCAVGKDHTFVNMGTLANRTNVCYRTIERHVKILQEAELIKAVREEINGWKQTVYYFLAHPVIIKFRELRAGKTKPQQKPEETPKPDQPEAAPEIEPEAGQKLPERGNLETTRECHAPDRKNVGNLSDYTLYRLYIDTPPPSPPESVINHDRQEPATWAKVRESIIEKDQLNLAAKYLPCLEAEIENDSVILSGPNKVALQRIEKHYGQTLKDNFSFFGVKTLVFKVYSEERQRKKDAEQKLQDQIQRQQHKELQERILAERQQQESELNSLPLKKQFDVILNQYPRQTGKWQAWMTFKKLVQAGEIPETSKLLKIIGKNKMSQDWQRDNGRWIPGLSKFLKERRWLDETNT
- the folK gene encoding 2-amino-4-hydroxy-6-hydroxymethyldihydropteridine diphosphokinase, producing MNSPDSLPLTPVFLSIGTNMGNKIANIGLAIRRLRETEGIFIEALSKFYKTAPQNYTDQDWFVNAAIKINTAYSPEQLLEVLQAIEKEQDRDGKPFRFGPRRIDLDIIFYGQKVMSTATLVLPHPRMHERAFVLKPLCDIDKNLVHPVNGLTVGELFEQIKTDESQAVIALAKEETREIFY
- the argF gene encoding ornithine carbamoyltransferase; this translates as MKKDLLCLLDLEPQDFTTLFERALSLKARHKKGIFDSLLAGKTLGLIFDKKSTRTRIAFETAMIQLGGHSIYMSTQDTQISRNEPAKDTARVLSRYIDCLAMRTFDHALVEEFAQSSTIPVINALTDAFHPCQILSDIMTVIELKGGYENVKIAWVGDGNNVANSWVNAAVVLGLDLIVACPDNHHIKPDIIAASGADTKKNIVFTNDPKEAVKGADVVYTDVWASMGEEDQLEGRLKAFEGFQVNEELLKGAKNDCLVLHCLPAHRGEEISESVFEAQNAAFWDQAENKRHMHKAILERLILG
- a CDS encoding aspartate aminotransferase family protein, which translates into the protein MSIELTQDHVFQTYSRQGRPFVKGRGTKLYDDQGNEYTDFLAGIAVCSMGHCHPDITAAICAQAGALVHVSNLFYTRPQAELAKVLTEKSFADRVFFANSGAEANEAAIKLARRFFQAKGETDRFKIVTMEQSFHGRTMATLSATGQDKIKKGFYPLLDGFVHVPFNDIEALKAVLDDTVCAVMMEPVQGEGGVIPADPEYIKAVRQLCTDTGTLLIFDEIQTGMGRCGTLFAHESYDVTPDIMTLAKALANGVPIGAMLATETAAQGFDIGSHATTFGGTPIATAAGLEMVRLISEQGFLASVREKSAYFMAQLNVLKEKHQKVVDVRGRGLLLGMELDISKGKTATEYVSECFKKGFIINAIQDKILRFAPPLIIGTAEINQLVAVLDSLLAGEDH
- a CDS encoding 3'-5' exonuclease, translated to MKLILSTENTGTESQDQVIELAIIDADTAQTLFNQRFKPSVFIKDQAGAVHGINLGALANLRTWADYHDHILEIIKSAESIMTYNADFDLRLMRQTAEAFDRVWPQLVPPCRDLGAVYADIAQIEFSEYYGTWKWQKLEVACQQQGIDVSDLKTHNALDDCRATQRLYKKLQAAFDAYWKPFVKPQSTSTKYLEFKENIEEISQLFSQSVPINHIHQKLTQAGKITMSYTHFTKFFKDYTESYVFLAKPDPKPGPKSANDRENEFKANKHEIIVLLNKGYSKAQIHRMLKAEGKWSTSYANFTEVCRQHNLKKYNKFNT
- the fsa gene encoding fructose-6-phosphate aldolase, with the protein product MKFFIDTANIEQIKDANDMGMVDGVTTNPSLIAKEDGEFKDIIAQICQIVDGPVSAEVISLEYDGMVSEARELVKIADNIAVKIPMTVEGLKAVKTLSAEGIKTNVTLVFSALQALMAAKAGATYVSPFVGRLDDLAQEGMGLIEEIVQIFTNYDFDTQIIVASVRSQLHVLQSALMGADVATIPYGVLKKLAAHHMTDKGIESFLSDWNKKNK
- the hslU gene encoding ATP-dependent protease ATPase subunit HslU — protein: MKDLKPHQIVTELDKYIIGQNDAKKSVAVALRNRWRRRQLEPDLQEEIAPKNIILIGPTGVGKTEIARRLANLTDSPFYKVEASKFTEVGYVGRDVESMIRDLVELTVNMLKGRQQEAVQEKAVKIARERVLDILLPSQKSSPVFGFDTKDDESQKPDEKPPEHTREKLGKMLDDGKLDDRKIDIDVQEKNFPMVEIFSNAGMEEMGINMKDMLGNFMPKNTKSRNVKVKEALALIAQEEAAHLVDMEQVKNDAITLVEQSGIIFIDEIDKIAGKDKSHGPEVSKEGVQRDLLPIVEGSSVPTKHGTVKTDHILFIASGAFHVSKPSDLIPELQGRFPIRVELSSLGAAEFARILTEPKNALVLQYIALLRTEGVDLSFTQGAVDKLAQIAVEVNASMENIGARRLHTLMERLLEEILFDAPDIEETSISIDSDFVEKRLSDIARNQDLSRYIL
- a CDS encoding TraK family protein, with amino-acid sequence MNLKPTCKSQYLAVHTEAKQLLDQGYTKKTVFDYFVAQKKITMSYKAWVKIVDNYDQKSPFSRKKKTSTARKTIGQSLGSKKGKFSHSNDPYPQETDSIVEEKENEKPFNLIKKG
- the argH gene encoding argininosuccinate lyase, yielding MSEKLWGGRFVESTDKLMESFNASIDVDKRLYESDIKGSQAHLEMMAKQGIISSEDAETLVKGLDTVKTRIDNNEMAFTDALEDIHMHVEENLGDVCGNVARKLHTGRSRNDQVALDVRIYLKQETLNLIRMLKNFQAALVTLADANKKTVMPGYTHMQRAQPILLAHHILAYYQMFKRDVGRLEDSLERLDVMPLGSAALAGTTYPIDREYTCQVLGFSRVSDNSMDAVSDRDFIMEFISHASICMIHLSRLSEELILWSTSEFAFITISDAFTTGSSIMPQKKNPDACELVRGKTGRVVGNLMAILTTMKSLPMAYNKDMQEDKEPLFDTVDTLKICLEVYTRMFTHIDVHKDRMRTACMTGFLNATDFADYLVNKGIAFRTAHGIAGKAVNFAMGQGKELDDLSLEEMRSFSDLIETDIYDFISLDAMVARRNSHGGTGFDNVSAAVDAAKKELGI